The Watersipora subatra chromosome 1, tzWatSuba1.1, whole genome shotgun sequence genome has a window encoding:
- the LOC137410613 gene encoding serine/threonine-protein kinase PAK 1-like isoform X1, with amino-acid sequence MSQLLNKLLGRKNNFKPSHEPAAFSIGQPTNVQRHVHVGLNPVNGQIEIENFPESWKEWIASANFTEEETESNPSALIDALKFYDVYQNSQDSNVVSDGKFISYCEEATESSSTDTSYMFSDYGGSEKTTPPVSVESETSPSDTEKPTESSDTKASELEDSLEKPVTIRKQSTKKIKKKMTNSEILSELKKVSNPDIDPHEEYEILEKLGAGASGTVVKARKKGHEEMVAIKQMNLASQPKKELIITEIEVMRHFHHPNIVNFIDCHLLEEELWVTMEFLEGGALTDVVTETIMKEGQIAAVTRECLKALEFLHNRNIIHRDIKSDNVLLGKNGHVKLTDFGFCAQISSEEKRKTMVGTPYWMAPEVVQKKQYDNKIDVWSMGIMIIEMIEGEPPYLNEAPLRALFLIANNGKPNYDKEKVSPELSEFLDCCLEVEAANRASTTQLLKMQLMKKCDDLITIRPLIVAAKKALGK; translated from the exons ATGTCTCAACTTTTGAACAAGCTCCTTGGAAGAAAGAACAATTTTAAACCATCACATGAGCCGGCAGCGTTCAGTATTGGTCAGCCGACGAATGTTCAGAGACACGTTCATGTTGGGCTTAATCCTGTCAATGGACAAATTGAGATTGAGAACTTTCCGGAATCTTGGAAGGAATGGATTGCCAGTGCCAATTTCAC AGAAGAAGAAACAGAGTCCAACCCTAGCGCCCTAATCGATGCGCTCAAGTTTTATGATGTCTACcaaaacagtcaagatagtaaTGTTGTTTCCGATGGAAAATTCATTAGCTACTGTGAGGAAGCAACTGAATCTTCTAGCACTGACACGA GTTACATGTTCTCAGACTATGGAGgaagtgagaaaacaactcctccAGTGAGTGTCGAATCTGAGACATCCCCTTCTGATACTGAAAAGCCAACGGAGAGTTCTGACACCAAAGCGTCAGAACTTGAGGATTCACTTGAAAAGCCAGTCACCATTAGAAAACAGAGCACTAAAAAGATCAAGAAGAAAATGACCAACTCTGAAATATTGTCCGAGCTGA AGAAAGTGAGTAATCCTGACATAGATCCTCATGAAGAATATGAGATACTTGAGAAGCTCGGTGCTGG GGCATCAGGTACAGTTGTGAAGGCAAGGAAAAAGGGGCACGAAGAGATGGTTGCTATCAAACAGATGAACCTTGCCAGCCAACCAAAGAAAGAGTTGATTATAACAGAGATAGAG GTGATGAGGCATTTTCATCATCCGAACATCGTCAACTTCATTGACTGTCATCTGCTAGAGGAGGAATTGTGGGTAACCATGGAGTTCCTCGAAGGAGGAGCTTTGACCGATGTGGTGACTGAGACGATAATGAAAGAAGGTCAAATCGCAGCGGTGACACGGGAGTGCCTAAAGGCTCTCGAGTTTCTTCACAATAGAAACATCATCCATAGAGATATCAAAAGCGATAACGTTCTTCTTGGAAAGAATGGCCAT gtGAAGTTGACTGACTTTGGCTTCTGCGCCCAGATATCGAGTGAAGAGAAACGCAAAACTATGGTAGGGACTCCATATTGGATGGCACCAGAAGTAGTGCAAAA GAAGCAGTATGATAACAAGATAGATGTCTGGTCTATGGGAATAATGATCATAGAGATGATAGAAGGTGAACCTCCATACCTCAACGAAGCTCCACTCAGAGCACTCTTCTTAATCGCAAACAACGGCAAGCCCAACTACGACAAAGAAAAAGTCTCTCCCGAACTTTCAGAATTCCTAGATTGTTGCTTGGAGGTCGAAGCAGCCAATCGAGCGAGTACAACTCAACTTCTGAAGATGCAGCTCATGAAAAAGTGTGATGATTTGATAACAATTAGACCTCTTATAGTGGCTGCCAAAAAGGCTCTTGGAAAATAG
- the LOC137410613 gene encoding serine/threonine-protein kinase PAK 1-like isoform X2 translates to MSQLLNKLLGRKNNFKPSHEPAAFSIGQPTNVQRHVHVGLNPVNGQIEIENFPESWKEWIASANFTEEETESNPSALIDALKFYDVYQNSQDSNVVSDGKFISYCEEATESSSTDTNYGGSEKTTPPVSVESETSPSDTEKPTESSDTKASELEDSLEKPVTIRKQSTKKIKKKMTNSEILSELKKVSNPDIDPHEEYEILEKLGAGASGTVVKARKKGHEEMVAIKQMNLASQPKKELIITEIEVMRHFHHPNIVNFIDCHLLEEELWVTMEFLEGGALTDVVTETIMKEGQIAAVTRECLKALEFLHNRNIIHRDIKSDNVLLGKNGHVKLTDFGFCAQISSEEKRKTMVGTPYWMAPEVVQKKQYDNKIDVWSMGIMIIEMIEGEPPYLNEAPLRALFLIANNGKPNYDKEKVSPELSEFLDCCLEVEAANRASTTQLLKMQLMKKCDDLITIRPLIVAAKKALGK, encoded by the exons ATGTCTCAACTTTTGAACAAGCTCCTTGGAAGAAAGAACAATTTTAAACCATCACATGAGCCGGCAGCGTTCAGTATTGGTCAGCCGACGAATGTTCAGAGACACGTTCATGTTGGGCTTAATCCTGTCAATGGACAAATTGAGATTGAGAACTTTCCGGAATCTTGGAAGGAATGGATTGCCAGTGCCAATTTCAC AGAAGAAGAAACAGAGTCCAACCCTAGCGCCCTAATCGATGCGCTCAAGTTTTATGATGTCTACcaaaacagtcaagatagtaaTGTTGTTTCCGATGGAAAATTCATTAGCTACTGTGAGGAAGCAACTGAATCTTCTAGCACTGACACGA ACTATGGAGgaagtgagaaaacaactcctccAGTGAGTGTCGAATCTGAGACATCCCCTTCTGATACTGAAAAGCCAACGGAGAGTTCTGACACCAAAGCGTCAGAACTTGAGGATTCACTTGAAAAGCCAGTCACCATTAGAAAACAGAGCACTAAAAAGATCAAGAAGAAAATGACCAACTCTGAAATATTGTCCGAGCTGA AGAAAGTGAGTAATCCTGACATAGATCCTCATGAAGAATATGAGATACTTGAGAAGCTCGGTGCTGG GGCATCAGGTACAGTTGTGAAGGCAAGGAAAAAGGGGCACGAAGAGATGGTTGCTATCAAACAGATGAACCTTGCCAGCCAACCAAAGAAAGAGTTGATTATAACAGAGATAGAG GTGATGAGGCATTTTCATCATCCGAACATCGTCAACTTCATTGACTGTCATCTGCTAGAGGAGGAATTGTGGGTAACCATGGAGTTCCTCGAAGGAGGAGCTTTGACCGATGTGGTGACTGAGACGATAATGAAAGAAGGTCAAATCGCAGCGGTGACACGGGAGTGCCTAAAGGCTCTCGAGTTTCTTCACAATAGAAACATCATCCATAGAGATATCAAAAGCGATAACGTTCTTCTTGGAAAGAATGGCCAT gtGAAGTTGACTGACTTTGGCTTCTGCGCCCAGATATCGAGTGAAGAGAAACGCAAAACTATGGTAGGGACTCCATATTGGATGGCACCAGAAGTAGTGCAAAA GAAGCAGTATGATAACAAGATAGATGTCTGGTCTATGGGAATAATGATCATAGAGATGATAGAAGGTGAACCTCCATACCTCAACGAAGCTCCACTCAGAGCACTCTTCTTAATCGCAAACAACGGCAAGCCCAACTACGACAAAGAAAAAGTCTCTCCCGAACTTTCAGAATTCCTAGATTGTTGCTTGGAGGTCGAAGCAGCCAATCGAGCGAGTACAACTCAACTTCTGAAGATGCAGCTCATGAAAAAGTGTGATGATTTGATAACAATTAGACCTCTTATAGTGGCTGCCAAAAAGGCTCTTGGAAAATAG